The following nucleotide sequence is from Fimbriimonadaceae bacterium.
TGAAACGCCCCGGATTACTTCCACCGACACGGTCGGCGGATGCATCGCTGTTTCGGCGATGAAACCGTCCTGAACCGGTGTCGCGGCCACAATGTTGCCTTCCCGGTCGCCGGTTGACGTGCGCGCGGGAGTCCGGGTTTCATCCGGCCTGTTGGGGCCGGTGCTGTCGGGGGGCGCGAGCGCGCCTCCCGCTTCCGCGCCAGTCGTCACCGCTGCCTGACTATGCACATAGGGCTGAAGCCGAGGCAGTGTACCCACAGTTGTCGACGCGTCTGCCGTCGGCTTGGCACTCGATGCGTGAGCCTGCTCCCTCGCGCTCGTGCGGATCATTCCATCGGAGGGCCGGTCACGAACGATTCTTCGTTGTCGCGACACAGTCTCAGATGTCCTCTGTGGGTCTGACCTCTGGTCCCCGAAGAGCGATGACACGGTCGCACCCGGTGTCACGACGGTCGCCGCGCTGCGCGGGTTTCTGAGCGCCAGATGCACTTTTCCTTCCATTGATGCGAGTGACAGCCGCTCCGCCTCGTGGGGAGCCACCTCCAGGGTGACGACGGTCGGCGGGGTGCGCGAGGCCTTCCGGCCTGAGAGAAGCGACTCCTCCTCTTTGCCGGTCGACGCATCCAGTCCGGTCGACAGCACCATAATGTCGGCTAACACCAACTTCGTGGTCGGTTCACCGCCGTTGAGCACTCGCGACATGGTGGTTAGAACGTCCACGCGGTCGCCAGGTTTCAAAATCCCTCCGACTCCCGTGACATCATCCACTTTGATGGCCATGGCACGCTTCTCGGGATGGGTGACGGCCGCGATGCCGCCGGTCGTGACGTCG
It contains:
- the cpaB gene encoding Flp pilus assembly protein CpaB → MALTSRQRALLVIGLGGTIGAVSSLLAYGYVQQLLDETRTELSANNRMTSVAVAAHALPWGTVLSSDAVRVVSFPSESVPDGTFPSSDELIGRVLLTPLTSQEPILVSKLAPTDVTTGGIAAVTHPEKRAMAIKVDDVTGVGGILKPGDRVDVLTTMSRVLNGGEPTTKLVLADIMVLSTGLDASTGKEEESLLSGRKASRTPPTVVTLEVAPHEAERLSLASMEGKVHLALRNPRSAATVVTPGATVSSLFGDQRSDPQRTSETVSRQRRIVRDRPSDGMIRTSAREQAHASSAKPTADASTTVGTLPRLQPYVHSQAAVTTGAEAGGALAPPDSTGPNRPDETRTPARTSTGDREGNIVAATPVQDGFIAETAMHPPTVSVEVIRGVSRTEVKF